The Marinitoga hydrogenitolerans DSM 16785 nucleotide sequence CAGATGTTTTAACTAGTTTAACAAAAGATGTGGCAATAATAATTGGAGTAATTATTGTAATGTTTAAAATGAATATAAAACTAACCACGTATGTAATAATAATGTTTCCTATAATTATTGCCGCCACATGGGTATTTGGCATTATAGATAAAAAGATTTATTCTAAAACTAGAACCAGAATTTCTGCAACAAATGCTTTTTTAGCAGAAAATATAGCAGGTGCTAATGTTACTAAATCCTTTAATCAGGAGGACAGAAAAAGGCAAGAATTTTATGATTTAAGTCATAAATTGTACAAATCTAGAATGCAACAAATTATATTAAATGGATTGTTCAGACCTATGATGAATGTTATGTATTATATTACCTTATCATTATTATTCTGGTTTGGAGCAAAATTATTTAAACAAAATATTGTATCATTTGGTGTATTAGTTGCTTTTACATCATATATAGATATGTTTTTTAGACCATTGTTTGATATAGCTGAAAAATATGATATATTACAGAATGCATTTGCATCAGCAGAAAAAATATTCAGACTAAAAGAATTAGAGCAAGAAGATTTTGGTAAAGGGAAATATAAAGAGATAAAAATGGGGAGTATAAAATTTAAAAATGTGTCGTTTGCATATGAAAAAGAGAATTATATATTAAAAAACGTATCCTTTAAAGTTGAAGCGAAAGACAATATAGCCATAGTAGGTGAAACGGGTTCTGGAAAAACCACTATAATAAAATTGATAAATGGATTATATAGACCACAAATGGGTAATATATATATAGATGAAAAAGATTTGAATGACTATGATTTGCATGCATTAAGAAGACAAATTGCCGTAGTTCCGCAAGATGTTTTTCTATTCACAGGGACAATATTAGATAATATTAGAATGTTTGATGAGAGTGTAAGCGAAGAAGAAGTAATTGAAGCTGCAAAACAGGTTCATGCTCACGAAATGATTGAAAAATTTCCAGATAAATATTATACAAAAATTTTAGAAAGAGGAAGTACATTATCAGCAGGTGAAAGACAATTAATAGCATTAGCAAGAGCAGTAGTTTTTAAATCTAAAATAATAATTTTAGATGAAGCAACGGCAAATATAGATGTGGAAACAGAGTATTTAATTCAAAAAGCAATGGAAAATTTAATAGGTAAAGTAACAATATTATCAATAGCTCATAGACTTTCCACAATAAAAACAGCAAGAAAAATATTAGTTGTTCATAAAGGAAAAGTAGTTGAAGAGGGTTCTCATAATGAATTAATGAATAAAAGAGGGATTTATTATGATTTATATAGGTTGCAATATAGCACGTAATAAAAAAGAAATTATAAGAGATAGATTATAAAAAAATTGTGAAATTTATACCTTGATAATAAACAAATCCCGGTTTTTACCGGGATTTGTTTTTAATCCTTTAAACTTCCTTGAGTTAAACCGGATATAATATATTTTTGTGCAATGGAAAAAACAATTATAGTTGGCAAAAGAGCTATAACTATGCCTGCAGATAACACATTCCATTGAATTCCAGCTTTAGATACAATTGAATATAAACCTACAGGAACAGTATATTTATCTGCAGTGTTTAAAAACATAACGGCTGTAAATAGTTCATTCCAGTTATTAACGAATGAAAAGCTTAAAATTGCAGATAATCCAGGAAGCATTAATGGAACAGTAATTTTAAATAATGATTGTATTTCATTACATCCGTCAATTAAAGCTGCTTCTTCTATACTCTTTGGAATTCTATCAAAAAAACCTTTAGCCATAATTGTGCTAAATGCTGCACCAAAACCGCTATATACTATTATTATACTAATTAATTTATTAATCAAATTGAATTTTGAGAACATAATGTATTGTGGAACCATAATTAGGTATGACGGTATCATTTGTGAGAAAAAAAGATATAAAATAACAATATATCTCCATTTAAACTCTTTTCGAGATAATATATATCCACTTAACATTGCAAAAATTGTTGAAATAAAAGCTGCAATAAAGGAAACAAAAATACTATTAGCAAAATATTGTTTGAAATTAACAAATTCAAATAACTTTTTATAACCATACAAACTTGGATGATTTGTCCAATATTTTATTGGAAAGGTGTATAATTCATATACAGGTTTAAATGAAGTTAATATAATCCAGTAAAGAGGAAATATAGCAAATAATAAGAATAATGCTAATAATATAAATCGTACAATTTGCCATATTGTTTTTTTCTTCATAATGAAAACTCCTTTTTAGAAGTCAATTTTAAATACATAATAGTATATAATACAAGAACAGTAACTATGATTACACCATGGGCAGCAGCTTTACTATAATTTGATTCATAAAATACAGTATTAATCATTTTTACTGACAATATTTCTGTACTTCCAGCAGGTCCACCTCGAGTCATACCATATATAACATCCGGGAAATTCATAACCCATATTATTCTTAATAAAATAGTATTTATTAATGTAGGTTTAATATATGGAATAGTTATTTTAAAAAGTTTTGTAAAATATCCTGCGCCGTCAATTTCAGCCGCTTCATACAATGAATCTGGTATTGATTGCAATGCAGCTAAAATCATAATAGCGAAAAATGGTATGCCATACCATACATTTACCAATATAACTGAAAACATAGCTAAAGATGGATCAGATAAAAAGTTAAAACCTTCTTTAATAAAGCCTATTTGCAATAATATATCGTTTATTACTCCAAATTGTCCATTAAGCAGCCATGACCATATTAGTCCTATAGCAAAACCAGAAATAGCCCATGGATAAAAAACAAACCCTGCATATAATCCTCTTCCTTTAAACGGTTCTTTCATTAATAATGCCAGAATAAAACCAAAGATTAATTGAAAAAATACAGAAAAGAAGATCCATTTTATTGTATTCCAGACAATATCAATATAAAAAATATCAGAAAAGATTTCTTTATAATTTTCAAATCCTACCCATTTGATTTTTCCGAAATTAAAAATAGAATAATTTTTGAAAGAAAGCAAAACCCCACTTATCGTGGGGTATAAAATAATAAATGAAATTAAAAGAATTGTTGGCAATAGCATAAGTATAATAAATTTTCTTTGTTTCATTTAATCACCTATTTAATACCAGCATCTTTCCAGAAGTCTGACCATTGTTTTAAACATCTAACAACAGAAAGTTTTCCCAATAATACCTGTTGCATTGTTTTTTCCTGGAATTCATTCCATTTTCCCCAATTTTCATTATCTAATGGATATTGTGTGAATTGATAATGCTCAGGATCTTTAAACATTTCTGTCCATCCTTCGAAAATATTAGAACTAAAATACGAGTCGTATTTATAGACGGACTTTAAAATAGGTAAAGCACCATAACTCTTGCTCCAATATCCGTTAATTTCTGAAGAACTAACAAATTTTATAAATTTCCATGCTAAATCTTTGTGTTTGGAGTATGTTGGTATTCCCCAACCAACAAAACCAAATGTTGGATAAGCTTTTCCACTTAACCCCAAAGGTAGTGGTGCAGTTTTATATTGCCCAGGTTTTAACATTTCATTTAGCATACCTGTGGTGTCAGGATCCTGGAATAATAGCGGAGTTATACCAGAAACAAAAGCGTTTACCTGTTCATCCCATCCCCAATTAACAGAATCTTTTGGAGCAGTATCTTTAAATAAGCTAACATAAAAGTTTAATCCTTCAATAGCTCTAGGGTCATCAAAAATTAATTTCCCATCCTTTGTTAAATACATATTATTTGGATCAATATCATCAAAGAAAGAAGTTACTACAATATCTATAAATGCAGTAGGGTATCCTTTTCCTCTGAAGTCAAAACCATATTGATTTTTCCCAGATTCTGTAAGTTTTTTTGCCATATCGTACATTTCTTGCATTGTTTTAGGGTAATTTTTAAATCCGTATTTAGATAAAATATCAGGTCTATAAAACAGCGTTTTTACAAATATTCCATGAGGCAACAAATAAGGTGTATTTTTATATATGCTGGCAGCTTCTAAAACCCCATCTATTAAATCATTTTTTTCTGACCAATTATCTATATAAGGAGTTAAATCTTCTAATTTTCCCATTGCAGCTAAAGTGCTTAAATTCCAATCACCAATTTCTACAATATCAAGTGGTTGTTCTGTGCTAACCATTAAATTTATTTTTTGATAAGCTGTTTCATAAGGTGGTGAGATGACATTTATTTTTACTCCGGGATTTAATGTTTCAAACATTTCAATTATTTTGTTTAATGTAGGTGTTCTCCACGGACTTGAAAATGCTTCAATTAGATTTAACGTGATAACTTCTTCTGAAAATACAAATAGAGAAATTAAAATGATAGAAATAATCAAAAACAACTTTTTCATACCTAACACCCCCTGATTTATGATTGTGTTTACAATTTATTATATCATATTTAACATAGATTAATCAAAAAGTTTTTTTCTAAATTTTACATATATTAAAAACAATTATGATATACTTAATCATAAAATGGTTTTAGGAGGAAATATATGAATATAGGAAAGTGGTTATTTGCATCTGGAGTTTTACATCGAGTTAGGAAACCTGCAAGATATATAGGCGGAGAATATAATTTAAGAATAAAAAAAGTGGAAAATAAAATAAGAATCGGATTGATGTTTCCTGATTTATATGAAGTTGGAATGTCTCATACAGGATTTCAAATATTAATACATTCATTTTATCAAAAGGAAAATGTCTTTGCGGAAAGAATTTTTTTACCTTGGAAAGATATGATAGAAGAAATGAAAAATGCAAATATTCCGTTATATACTCTGGAAACATATACGCCGATAAAAGAAATGGATTTAATTGGAATAACGCTTCAATATGAGCTTTCATATACAAATATTATTCATGCTTTAAAACTTGGAAATATACCAATATATTCTAAAGATAGATCAGAAAATGATCCTATAATTATAGCAGGTGGCCCTAGTGCATCTAATCCAGAACCCATTGCTGATTTTATCGATGCTTTTTATAATGGCGACGGTGAAGCGGTGATAGATGATCTAATAGAAATATTATCTAGCGATATAACCAGAGAAGAAAAAATAAAAAGAATTTATGAAACAGAAGGTTTTTATGTGCCGAAATATTATAAATTAAAGGAGACTGAATCAGGGTTTGTAGTTCCTGATTATGAGAAAAGGATAAAAATACGAAAAATTAGAGATCTCAATAATACGTCATTTCCAACTGAACAAATTGTTCCTAAAATTAGAACTATACATAATAGAGCGATAGTAGAGATAATGAGGGGATGTAATAGAGGGTGTAGATTTTGCCATGCGGGGTTTTATTATAGACCGGTAAGAGAAAGAACAGCAGAAAAAATAATAAACTTATCTTTAGAAACGCTTGAAAAGACAGGCTATAATGAACTATCCTTATTATCTTTAAGCACGTTAGATTATAGTGACCTTGAAATGGTATTGAATAAATTAGAACCACATCTTAAAGAAAAGAGAATTTCTATATCACTTCCTTCAAGTAGAGTTGATAAATTTGGAATAGAAATCGGAAGCAAAATATCTGGAGCAAGAAAAACGGGGTTAACCTTTGCCCCAGAAGCAGGATCTCAAAGGTTAAGGGATGTGATTAATAAAAATATATCTGAAGAAGAAATTTTGAATGTTGTAGAATATGCTAAAAAAAGTGGCTGGAGAAGAATAAAATTATATTTTATGATAGGTCTTCCAACAGAAACAGAAGAAGATGTAAAAGCAATTGTTGAATTAACAAAAAAAATAAAAAAAGAAATAAAAATAAAGGATATAACAGTAAATGTGTCAATATTTATTCCAAAGCCGCACACACCTTTTGAAAAAGAGCGATTTTATCAACCAAAAGAGATAAAAGAAAAAATAAAAATATTAAATGAGATAAGAAAGTTTGCGAAACTGAAAATTCATGATCCGTACATTAGTTTAATTGAAGCATTATTATCAAGAGGAGATAGAAAAATATCAGAATTAATATATAAAGTAGCATTAGAGGAAAATGCAATATTTGATGAGTGGGATGAAGAATTTGATTTCAGAAAATGGGCAAGAAAAATAAATGAATTAGGCATTGATACTAAAAAATATCTTGAAAAAATAGAAACTGATGAATTACCATGGAAAATAATAGATATTTTATTAAAGGATGATTTTATAAATAACGAGATGAAAAAAGCAACAGAAGGAAAAACAACAGATGATTGTCGATGGGATATATGTACATTATGTGGTGTATGTATAAAAACAGGATTAAATAATATTTTAGCTAAGCGGGTGGAAAAATGAAAGAATTTGATTTTTTGAAAGAAAAAACAATTGAAGTTGGAAAAAAACTTCTTGAATGGAGAGAAAAAGAATTTACAATATCAAGCAAATCATCAAAACATGATTTAGTAACCTCTCTTGATTTAAGAGTTCAAGAATATCTATATAACGCATTAACAAAGCAATTTCCTGAAATAGGTTTTTTTGGTGAAGAAAGCGGAAAAGATAAAAAACCTAAAACAAGTGGATATTGGGTAATAGATCCAATAGATGGAACTGTTAATTTTTCTAAAATGCTACCAATGTTTTGTATATCCGCTGCTTATGTTGAAAATGATGAACCAAAATATGGTATAATATATGCTCCAGTAATAAATCAAATTATAACAGCCGAAGAAAATAAAGGCATAAAGTATAATGATGAAAAAATTATTCCTAATTGGTCCAAAAGTTTAGAAGATGCAATGATTTCAATGGGAAACATAAGAGGAAAAACGTTTAAATTTTTTGAAGCCTTTGAGACAAAGGTAATGAGAATAAGATTACTTGGAACAGCTGCATTACAAATTGCATATGTTGGAACAGGATATTTTGATGCATTTATTTCGGTAAAAGGAAATCCCTGGGATGTTGCAGCTGGTTATATAATAGTAAAAGAAGCCGGGGGAATAATTACTGATTATTATGGTAACAGGACAAATATATTTAACAAAAAAAATATTTATTCAAATCCATATATCTATAAAGATATAATAAAAAATTTACAGGGGGTGTTGTTGTGAAAGCGTTAATATTGTGTGCAGGTAAAGGAACAAGATTAAGACCATTGACTTTTACAAATGCAAAACCATTAATTCCAATAGCAAACAAACCAACTATAGTATATAGTTTGGAAATGATAAAGAAAGCTGGAATTAATGATGTTGGGATAGTTGTTAATCCTGATAACAAATCTGATTTTGAAACAACTTTAGGTGATGGTTCAAGTTTAGGATTAAATATAACATATATAGTTCAGGAGGAACCAAAGGGTTTAGCGCATGCTGTAGCTATTTCAGAAGAATTTTTAAAAGATGAAGAATTCTTAATGTATTTAGGAGATAATCTGGTTACAGTAGATCTTGGAAAATTCATAAAAGAGTTTGATAATAATGATATGGATTCATTTATATTATTAACTCCAGTGGAGGATCCATCCAGGTTTGGTATTGCTGTATTAAAAGACAACAAAGTTATAAGGGTTGTTGAAAAACCAAAAGATCCACCATCTAATTTAGCTATTATAGGTGTCTATATTTTTAAACCAATTGTTTTTGAGGCTATAAAAAATATAAAACCTTCATGGAGAGGGGAATTGGAAATAACGGATGCTATACAATGGTTATTAGAAAATAATAAAAATGTTGGAGCACATATTGTATATGGATGGTGGAAGGATACTGGAAAACCGGAAGATTTAATAGAAGCAAATAGAAAAATATTAGAACAATTAAAAGAAAGTAAAAATGAAGGTATTGTATATGAAAATTCTTCAATACATGGAAATGTAATAATAGGAAAAAATTCAAGAATATTAAATAGTGTTATTAGGGGTCCTGTAATTATAGGAGATAATGTATTAATTTCTGATTCATATGTAGGTCCATATACAAGTATTGGAGAAAATGTAACTATAGAAAATGCAGAATTAGAAAATTCAATTATATTAGATAAAGCAACAATAGCACATTTAGAAACAAGATTAGATTCAAGTATAATTGGAGCAAATGCCACAGTTATAAGCTCAGATTCGAAACCAAAATCAATAAAATTGGTAATAGGTGATTATTCAAAAATAGAAATTCCGAGATAGAGGTGTTTTTATGTTAGAACAAATAAAAGAATTATGGTTTGAAGTTTATCCTAAAAGCACAGAAAATAAATTAAATGAATTAATTGAATACTTGAAATCTGAAAAACAGCAATTTTCCGAAAAAGAATTAGATTCTGAATGGTATAAAAAGGCAGTAATATATTCACTTTATGTGGATTTATACGCAGGGAATTTTAAAGGATTAACTGATAAAATTGATTATTTGTCGGATTTAGGTATAAACACAATCTGGTTATTACCAGTTTTGGATTCGCCTCTAATGGATCAAGGATTTGATATCAGAGATTATTATAAAATTAGAAAAGATCTTGGAAATAATGAAGATTTCAAATTGTTTCTTGATAAAGCACATGAAAATGGAATAAGGGTAATATTTGATATAGCTATTAATCACACTTCAAATGAGCATCCGTGGTTTAAATCAGCTAAGAGTTCAAAGGATTCTCCATATAGAGATTATTATATCTGGAATGAAAATACTGAGAAGTATAAAGAAGCAAGATTATTGTTTAAAGGAATGGTTAACAGTAATTGGGAATATAATGAAGAAACAAAGGACTATTATTTTCACAGATTTTATCCTTTTCAACCGGATTTAAACTATAAAAATCCACAAGTACTAATTGAAATGATAAAAATATTGGTATTTTGGAAAAAAATGGGAATAGACGGTTTTAGAATGGATGCAGCCCCATTTTTATGGAAAGAAGAAGGATCAAATTGTGAAAATTTACCTCAAACACATGCAATATTAAAAATTTTTAGAAATTCATTAGATTATTTGGAAAAAGGTACAATATTAGTTGCAGAGGCTAATTTGAAACCAAGGGATGTAGTAGAATATTTTGGCAATGGGGATGAATGTCATGCAGGATATCATTTTCCATTAATGCCGAAGTTTTTTCTCACGTTAGCTGAGAAAAATTATATGTATGTTTTTGAAGCTTTAAAGGTAGAAAACACGCCAAATATTCCTGAAAGTTGCAGATGGTTTACGTTCTTAAGGTGTCACGATGAGTTAACTCTTGAATTTGTAACAAAAGAAGAAAGAGAAAAGATGAATAAATATTATTTAAAAAATAGGCTTTGGACGTTTAGAGAAGGCGAAGGGATTTCAGGAAGATTATATGAATTATTAGATAAAGATATTAGAAAAGTTTTACTGTCATTTTCTCTATTGTTTACCACAGAAGGTTCTCCTATTATTTATTATGGAGATGAAATAGCTTTAGAAAATGATTATGATTTTTACAATAAAATGATTGAAAAGACAGGTTTTAAAGATTCGAGATTTTTAAATAGAGGTCCTATTAATTGGGATGAAATTGAAAAAAATTTAAAAAACAAAAGTTCAAAAGAATATATAGTATTTAATACAGTAAAAAATATGTTGAAAATTAGAAAAGAAAACATAGAATTTTTTGAGCAAAAGGGTGAAGTTGTGCCTGTAAAGGATAAATCTATTTTTGTAGTAAAAAAGAGATTAAAGAGTAGAATGTTATGGGCATTTCATAATTTATCTGAGGAAAATAAGAGTATTGAATTGAAAAGCGAAGGTTTTGAGTTATTTAGTAAAGAAAAAATCTCAAAAATCAAATTGAAACCTTATGAATATTCATGGGTAATTTTTGAAGGTTAAAAAAAAGCTTGTGCAAAAGCACAAGCTTTTTTAATAAAAAATTACTATAAATTTTTAAAAATCGATGCTATAATAGTTTGTAAGATGTTTTTAGGTGTAATGGTTTTTAAAAAATAGTTTTTTATTGGAGGAGAAAATGAATTTGAAATTAGTGAATAGAAAATCAATAAATGGAAATACAATTATTGATTTAGGAAATGTAAAAATAGGGCAAGGTTATTTCACGATAATAGCAGGACCTTGCTCAGTTGAAAATAAAGAAATAATAGAGGAAACAGCACATTTTCTTTCAGAATTAAATATAAAAATAATGCGTGGAGGAGTTTTCAAACCACGCACTTCTCCATATTCTTTTCAGGGTTTAGGTAAAAAAGGACTTGAATATTTGAAATTAGCAGCAGAAAAATATAATTTGAAAGTAATTACAGAGGCTTTGGATGAAGATAGCTTAAAAATGGTGAATGAATGTGCAGATATAATTCAAATTGGTTCTAGAAATGCTCAAAATTTTGGACTGTTGAAAAAGGCAGGTAAATTAAATAAACCTGTATTATTAAAAAGAGGATTTATGATGACAATAGAAGAATTTTTATATTCTGCAGAATATATAGTGTTTGAGGGGAATAAAAATATTATATTATGTGAAAGAGGAATAAGAACTTTTGAAACTAAAACAAGAAATACATTGGATATTTCTGCAATACCCGTTTTAAAAAAAGAAACACATTTACCAATAATTATAGATCCAAGCCATGCGGCGGGGAGAAGTGATATTATTCCTGATTTAATAAAAGCATCTTTGGCAGTTGGAGCACATGGGATAATGGTTGAAATACATCCAAAACCTGAAAAAGCTCTGTCAGATGGAAAACAAAGTTTAAATTTTGGAAAGTTTAAGAAAATTATTGATGAAATACGTAATATATCAAAATGTTTTGGAGTTGAACTAATATGAAAATAATGCCAATAAAAAAAATAAGAGCAAAAATAAATGTTCCTCCAGATAAATCAATATCCCATAGAATTTTAATTTTATCATCATTAGCAAATGAAAAAAGTGTTGTATATAATATTTTAAACTCAAAAGATGTAAAAAGAACCTATAATATTTTAAAAAAAATTGGTATTAAATTTAAAGGTGATTTTAATAAATTAATTATTATTCCAAATAAAATAACCACACCAACACAACCTTTATACTGTGGAAATTCTGGAACAACAGCACGTTTAATGAGTGGCGTTTTATCCTCTAAAAACGGACTATTTATATTATATGGAGATAAATCGCTATCAAAAAGACCGATGAAAAGAATAATTGAACCATTGAATTTAATGGGAGCAGAAATAAAATCAAGAAATGGTGAAATGCCATTAATCATTAAAGGTGGAAATTTAAAAGGTATTGAGTATACAATGCCTATACCAAGTGCTCAATTAAAGTCTTCTATAATTCTTGCAGGATTAAATGCTAAAGGAGAAACTATTGTTAGAGGAGATAAAGGTTCGAGAGATCATACAGAGAGAATATTAAAATATATGAATGCAAAAATTGAAGTGAATAATGAATTTATAAAAATAAAAAAATCAGAATTAAAACCTATTGATAAATTTAATATACCAGGCGATTTCTCTTCAGCTGCTTTTTTTATTGCACTGGGGATATTGCATAAAAATGCTAAAGTTGAAATATATAATGTAAATTTAAATCCCACAAGAATAGGTTTTTTAAAAATATTGAAAAAAATGAATGCAAATATATATTATGAAGTAACAGAAAAATATCCAGAACCAATAGGTAAAATAGTTATTGAAACATCAAATGAGTTAGAAGGAATAAATGTACCTAAAGAGTTAATACCTAATGCAATAGATGAATTACCATTGTTAGCATTGGTAGCTACACAAGCTAAAGGGAAAACTATTTTAAGAAATGCTAAAGAATTAAGAGTAAAGGAAAGTGATAGAATAAAAGCTGTGGTAAATAATATGGAAAGAATAGGGATTAAGATTAAAGAATTAGAAGATGGATTTGAAATAGAGGGAAAACAGAAAATAATTGGTGGGAAAATAAAAACGTATAATGATCATAGAATAACAATGATGTTTTCAATAGCTGGACTTTTGAGTAAAGAAGGTATTGAAATAAATAATCCAAAAATAATAGATATATCTTTTCCAGGATTTTATAAAATCATAAAACATCTTGAAAAAGACGAATTTTAATGTGATTTAAAATAAAAGAACTTAAGAATTTTTCGATTTGTTTTTTAATTTACATTTTTTTTACAATATATTATAAGTAAAAAGTAGAACATGAAAGAATTTTCATAATAATTAGTATTTTTGGAATATTAAGATTTATTATAACGAAATATAAAAGATAATAACTTTAGTGAAAATTTACTCCAAAGAAATGTTCATAAAGTATTTGTAATTTTAATTTTTTTGTGGTAAAATATATCCGGAATAAATTTTATATAAGGAGGGGACTGTATGAAGAAACTTTTAGTAGTATTATTGTTGGTATTTTCTATCTTCGCATTTGCTGAAGTTAAGAACCCTGATACAATTGTTGATGTAACAATTGGAGAACCAGACACATTAGATCCTCATCAAGCATATGACACAGCAAGTGGTGAGGTAATATTTAATGTATATGATAACTTAATCGAGTATGTTGGATCAAGTTTAAGTGAATTTGCTCCAAGATTAGCAGAATCATGGGAAATCGATGGAAACACAGTTAAATTTAAAATTAGAAAAGGTGTTAAATTCCACAGTGGAAATGAATTGACACCATATGATGTTGAATACACATTTGAAAGAGCATTAATAGGAAACCCTGGTGGAGGGCCTATCTGGATGCTTTATGAAGTATTCTTTGGTGATTACTTTAGTTTAAAATCAGCAGTTAAAGGTTTAACAGGTCACAAATGGACAGATTTAGTAGATTCAGAAACAAAAGAACCTGTTAACGATGAAGCAAAACAAATATTGTTAGACTTCTATAAAAAATATATCGATTCAAAAGTAGAAGTTGAAGGGGATTACGTTGTATTCCATTTAGCAGCACCAAAAGTATATTTCTTAAATATCATTGCTCAAGGTTCATCATGGGGTGCAATTTTAGATAGTAAAGCTGCAATGGGATTAGGTTTATGGGATGGAAAAGCAGATGGATGGTGGAAATTCCATGATTGGAA carries:
- a CDS encoding carbohydrate ABC transporter permease, translating into MKKKTIWQIVRFILLALFLLFAIFPLYWIILTSFKPVYELYTFPIKYWTNHPSLYGYKKLFEFVNFKQYFANSIFVSFIAAFISTIFAMLSGYILSRKEFKWRYIVILYLFFSQMIPSYLIMVPQYIMFSKFNLINKLISIIIVYSGFGAAFSTIMAKGFFDRIPKSIEEAALIDGCNEIQSLFKITVPLMLPGLSAILSFSFVNNWNELFTAVMFLNTADKYTVPVGLYSIVSKAGIQWNVLSAGIVIALLPTIIVFSIAQKYIISGLTQGSLKD
- a CDS encoding carbohydrate ABC transporter permease, with amino-acid sequence MKQRKFIILMLLPTILLISFIILYPTISGVLLSFKNYSIFNFGKIKWVGFENYKEIFSDIFYIDIVWNTIKWIFFSVFFQLIFGFILALLMKEPFKGRGLYAGFVFYPWAISGFAIGLIWSWLLNGQFGVINDILLQIGFIKEGFNFLSDPSLAMFSVILVNVWYGIPFFAIMILAALQSIPDSLYEAAEIDGAGYFTKLFKITIPYIKPTLINTILLRIIWVMNFPDVIYGMTRGGPAGSTEILSVKMINTVFYESNYSKAAAHGVIIVTVLVLYTIMYLKLTSKKEFSL
- a CDS encoding ABC transporter substrate-binding protein — protein: MKKLFLIISIILISLFVFSEEVITLNLIEAFSSPWRTPTLNKIIEMFETLNPGVKINVISPPYETAYQKINLMVSTEQPLDIVEIGDWNLSTLAAMGKLEDLTPYIDNWSEKNDLIDGVLEAASIYKNTPYLLPHGIFVKTLFYRPDILSKYGFKNYPKTMQEMYDMAKKLTESGKNQYGFDFRGKGYPTAFIDIVVTSFFDDIDPNNMYLTKDGKLIFDDPRAIEGLNFYVSLFKDTAPKDSVNWGWDEQVNAFVSGITPLLFQDPDTTGMLNEMLKPGQYKTAPLPLGLSGKAYPTFGFVGWGIPTYSKHKDLAWKFIKFVSSSEINGYWSKSYGALPILKSVYKYDSYFSSNIFEGWTEMFKDPEHYQFTQYPLDNENWGKWNEFQEKTMQQVLLGKLSVVRCLKQWSDFWKDAGIK
- a CDS encoding TIGR03960 family B12-binding radical SAM protein, whose product is MNIGKWLFASGVLHRVRKPARYIGGEYNLRIKKVENKIRIGLMFPDLYEVGMSHTGFQILIHSFYQKENVFAERIFLPWKDMIEEMKNANIPLYTLETYTPIKEMDLIGITLQYELSYTNIIHALKLGNIPIYSKDRSENDPIIIAGGPSASNPEPIADFIDAFYNGDGEAVIDDLIEILSSDITREEKIKRIYETEGFYVPKYYKLKETESGFVVPDYEKRIKIRKIRDLNNTSFPTEQIVPKIRTIHNRAIVEIMRGCNRGCRFCHAGFYYRPVRERTAEKIINLSLETLEKTGYNELSLLSLSTLDYSDLEMVLNKLEPHLKEKRISISLPSSRVDKFGIEIGSKISGARKTGLTFAPEAGSQRLRDVINKNISEEEILNVVEYAKKSGWRRIKLYFMIGLPTETEEDVKAIVELTKKIKKEIKIKDITVNVSIFIPKPHTPFEKERFYQPKEIKEKIKILNEIRKFAKLKIHDPYISLIEALLSRGDRKISELIYKVALEENAIFDEWDEEFDFRKWARKINELGIDTKKYLEKIETDELPWKIIDILLKDDFINNEMKKATEGKTTDDCRWDICTLCGVCIKTGLNNILAKRVEK
- a CDS encoding ABC transporter ATP-binding protein yields the protein MRTAHTDILKEENQRGISNIKIFKMLWTYMKKYYIILILSFLFLFLSTIVDLTIPSVMRYVIDNVINSAYKFEKIDNNFKSSPTGDYTLKQVNEKYYMSNGKEEIPVSGEFVNNIKNKALDDIMKYTLIIVSLFLGQLLFNYGQVIFSNLMGQKVIYDIRDELYSHILSVPLDFFTKNPTGKITTRTVNDTQNLSQFFTDVLTSLTKDVAIIIGVIIVMFKMNIKLTTYVIIMFPIIIAATWVFGIIDKKIYSKTRTRISATNAFLAENIAGANVTKSFNQEDRKRQEFYDLSHKLYKSRMQQIILNGLFRPMMNVMYYITLSLLFWFGAKLFKQNIVSFGVLVAFTSYIDMFFRPLFDIAEKYDILQNAFASAEKIFRLKELEQEDFGKGKYKEIKMGSIKFKNVSFAYEKENYILKNVSFKVEAKDNIAIVGETGSGKTTIIKLINGLYRPQMGNIYIDEKDLNDYDLHALRRQIAVVPQDVFLFTGTILDNIRMFDESVSEEEVIEAAKQVHAHEMIEKFPDKYYTKILERGSTLSAGERQLIALARAVVFKSKIIILDEATANIDVETEYLIQKAMENLIGKVTILSIAHRLSTIKTARKILVVHKGKVVEEGSHNELMNKRGIYYDLYRLQYST
- a CDS encoding inositol monophosphatase family protein; translation: MKEFDFLKEKTIEVGKKLLEWREKEFTISSKSSKHDLVTSLDLRVQEYLYNALTKQFPEIGFFGEESGKDKKPKTSGYWVIDPIDGTVNFSKMLPMFCISAAYVENDEPKYGIIYAPVINQIITAEENKGIKYNDEKIIPNWSKSLEDAMISMGNIRGKTFKFFEAFETKVMRIRLLGTAALQIAYVGTGYFDAFISVKGNPWDVAAGYIIVKEAGGIITDYYGNRTNIFNKKNIYSNPYIYKDIIKNLQGVLL